The proteins below come from a single Lineus longissimus chromosome 5, tnLinLong1.2, whole genome shotgun sequence genomic window:
- the LOC135488643 gene encoding all trans-polyprenyl-diphosphate synthase PDSS2-like, which translates to MAQLLFRTTKLCVPVPMSKCVARFMNMTSSSRRVICDSKHTSIRASLNKGISDDVVRHASLLSFFAGGTLGGRPNDITFTKVVSDAEKLVGYPTSFMSLRCLLSDEMSNVAMYVRKLVGTKHPLLKTARGLVLEGKHAVQTRGLIVLLISKAAGPTTKTDQPAMNDELISGIHNSQRQLAEIVELIHTANLIHLGVVNLKDVQPTDGPLKDMELGNKVAILSGDFLLANACTALAQLRNTKVVEIISSAIGNMMEAEFVHIDDSNLPLPAPFSIDQWEEHCYLSRGALIAKSCRSAMELAGHSEERQEKASEFGKHMACTQKLHEELQPYLNPDSEVELSLTSAPTIMYLQNNKDIKPNELLDEKRLYRAIFGSSSTINKVQNLCKDHGEKAIDALQIFHPSDARTALEKIIQALMTFPIR; encoded by the exons ATGGCCCAGTTATTGTTTAGAACAACAAAACTTTGTGTTCCAGTTCCAATGTCAAAATGTGTCGCCCGTTTCATGAACATGACCAGCTCATCCAGGCGGGTTATTTGTGATAGTAAACACACTTCTATCAGGGCAAGTTTGAATAAAGGCATATCAGATGATGTTGTCAGGCACGCATCACTTTTAAGTTTCTTTGCTGGTGGAACTTTAGGAGGCCGGCCAAACGACATCACATTTACGAAGGTCGTCTCTGATGCAGAAAAACTTGTTGGATACCCAACATCATTCATGAGTCTCCGCTGCCTCCTCAGTGATGAAATGTCCAATGTAGCAATGTATGTGAGAAAATTAGTTGGGACGAAGCATCCACTGTTGAAAACTGCAAG AGGCTTGGTTCTTGAAGGGAAGCATGCAGTTCAAACGAGAGGATTGATAGTCCTCCTGATTTCCAAGGCAGCAGGGCCTACCACAAAAACTGACCAACCAGCAATGAATGATGAACTGATCAGTGGAATACACAACAG ccaGAGACAACTTGCTGAAATCGTCGAGTTAATCCACACGGCCAACTTGATCCACCTTGGTGTAGTGAACTTGAAGGATGTTCAGCCAACTGATGGACCTCTCAAGGACATGGAGCTTGGCAACAAGGTCGCCATTCTCAGTGGAGATTTCCTTCTGGCAAATGCTTGCACAGCTCTGGCCCAGCTGAGAAACACAAAA GTAGTTGAAATTATCTCCAGTGCCATTGGGAACATGATGGAAGCGGAGTTCGTCCATATAGACGACTCCAACCTACCTTTACCTGCACCATTCTCCATAGACCAGTGGGAAGAACACTGTTACTTATCACGAGGAGCACTGATCGCCAAGAGTTGTAGGTCTGCCATGGAGCTGGCAGGCCATTCAGAGGAGAGGCAGGAAAAGGCCTCAGAGTTTGGAAAACATATGGCTTGCACACAAAAG CTACATGAAGAACTACAACCATACCTCAACCCTGACAGTGAGGTTGAACTATCGCTAACGTCTGCCCCTACCATcatgtatttacaaaacaaCAAAGATATAAAACCAAATGAACTATTGGATGAAAAAAGA CTCTACCGTGCCATTTTTGGATCAAGCTCAACGATAAACAAAGTTCAAAACCTGTGTAAGGACCATGGCGAAAAAGCTATCGATGCATTACAAATTTTCCATCCATCAGATGCCAGGACTGCTTTAGAAAAGATTATTCAGGCTTTGATGACCTTTCCAATCAGATAA
- the LOC135488644 gene encoding glutathione S-transferase 1-like has product MTSTKTRGRLASITENPRLGRRRSSYRTILEGTTLLAEEAINLTVYLSRRSVPCRLVWLYLLQTKTAFNLVDTDDGVAEAMNSVSDVNPNGTIPCLEDGDVVVFDCPAMIFYLAEKYTGHAEMGPTRKIRAKAEAIMCWASSTLLRNIHHDFISTKVGKQEFDDPEVNTELGKLVEEDVVHHLETLEKIYLKTNPYLLGADPLFVDSYIAMIITLLDLASFNMKPYPKVKQWIDRVKKHNGDNWEDVCEVHNLQVIQRGSRRASFM; this is encoded by the exons ATGACCTCAACTAAGAC CCGAGGCAGACTGGCCTCCATCACCGAGAACCCCCGGTTGGGCAGACGACGGTCCAGCTACCGGACAATATTGGAAGGCACCACCCTCCTGGCAGAGGAAGCCATCAATCTAACCGTCTACCTCAGCAGACGATCCGTGCCGTGTAGGCTCGTTTGGCTTTATCTTCTGCAG ACGAAAACTGCCTTTAATCTGGTTGACACAGATGATGGTGTGGCAGAGGCCATGAACAGTGTTAGTGATGTCAATCCAAATGGCACAATCCCTTGTCTTGAAGACGGAGATGTGGTGGTCTTTGATTG TCCAGCCATGATCTTCTACCTGGCTGAGAAGTACACAGGGCATGCCGAGATGGGTCCTACACGTAAGATAAGAGCCAAGGCAGAGGCCATCATGTGTTGGGCAAGTTCGACATTGCTAAG AAATATTCACCACGACTTCATCAGTACAAAAGTTGGCAAACAAGAATTTGATGACCCAGAAGTCAACACTGAACTAGGAAAATTAGTCGAAGAGGATGTAGTACACCACCTTGAGACGTTAGAGAAAATATATTTGAAGACAAATCCTTATCTGCTGGGGGCAGATC CTCTTTTTGTGGACAGTTACATTGCCATGATCATTACACTGCTCGACTTAGCCAGTTTCAATATGAAACCATACCCAAAAGTAAAACAGTGGATCGACCGAGTAAAAAAACATAATGGTGATAACTGGGAAGATGTGTGTGAAGTACACAATCTACAAGTCATCCAGAGGGGAAGTAGGAGAGCTTCATTCATGTGA